From the Budorcas taxicolor isolate Tak-1 chromosome 1, Takin1.1, whole genome shotgun sequence genome, one window contains:
- the CLDN8 gene encoding claudin-8: protein MATYALQIAGLVLGGVGMVGTVAVTVMPQWRVSAFIGSNIVVFENLWEGLWMSCMRHANIRMQCKIYDSLLALSPDLQAARGLMCAASVLVFLAFMTAVLGMKCTRCTGDDDKVKGHILLTAGVIFIITGLVVLIPVSWVANSIIRDFYNPIVDIAQKRELGEALYIGWTTALVLMVGGALFCCASCCHEKSSSYRYSIPSHRTTQKSYHTEKKSPSVYSKSQYV from the coding sequence ATGGCTACCTACGCCCTGCAAATCGCCGGACTGGTGCTCGGTGGTGTGGGCATGGTGGGCACAGTGGCTGTCACAGTCATGCCTCAGTGGAGAGTGTCTGCCTTCATTGGAAGCAATATTGTAGTCTTTGAAAACCTCTGGGAAGGACTATGGATGAGTTGCATGAGGCATGCTAACATCAGAATGCAGTGCAAAATCTACGATTCGCTGCTGGCTCTCTCTCCGGACCTACAGGCAGCCAGAGGACTGATGTGTGCCGCCTCCGTGCTGGTCTTCCTGGCTTTCATGACGGCCGTCCTCGGCATGAAGTGTACCAGATGCACTGGGGACGACGACAAGGTGAAAGGTCACATTCTGCTGACCGCTGGAGTGATCTTTATCATCACTGGCCTCGTGGTGCTCATCCCCGTGAGCTGGGTTGCCAATTCCATCATCAGAGACTTCTACAACCCAATAGTGGATATTGCCCAAAAACGGGAGCTGGGAGAAGCACTCTACATAGGCTGGACCACGGCCCTGGTGCTGATGGTTGGAGGGGCGCTGTTCTGCTGTGCTTCTTGCTGCCATGAAAAGAGCAGTAGCTACAGATACTCCATACCGTCCCACCGGACAACCCAGAAAAGCTATCACACCGAAAAGAAGTCGCCGAGTGTGTACTCCAAAAGTCAGTACGTGTAG